CTGAACCAATCGCTCTCATTTCATCCCACGGGAGCGGTGGTCGACCAGTGGTCGATCTCGATGAACAACGGCCTCCATTTCAACTACGACGACATACGAAAGGAAACGTGGGCGCTTCCCAACCTGTACGTTCAGCTGAAAGCCCAGACCTCCGTAAATCTGACGTATTTCCTGGTCAACGACGAATTGTTCAGAGGAGTGCAGTTCGACGGAATCCACAGGGGGGAGATTTCAATCTTCTCGCGCCCTTCGAGTTTCCTGACTCTTTCGTTCGACGGCTCGTTTGGAAAATTTATCAGGCGATCCGATACGCCCGAAATGGGGACGGGGCACAACATCTATTTGTCGGCGCAGGTAAAACCGACCTCGCAACTCGAAGTCGATCTCTCCTATTCCCGCGCCAGGCTTTCGAGTGTTGCCACGGACGCCCTGTTCTACGACGGCTACATTGCAAGATCAACGGGCATCTTTCAATTCTCGAAGGAGCTGTTCTTGCGCGTGATCGGGCAGTATAATGAATTCAGCCGGGGAATCGACATTTATCCGCTCGTGAGCTACAAACTCAGCCCGTACACAATCTTCTATCTGGGTTCCACGTACACAATGTTCGACTTCGGCGAGCCGTTTGGAGTTCAAGAAACGGCAACGCAATATTTCGTGAAGCTGCAGTATTTGATCAGGGCGTAAATTGTCATCCTGAGGGAGCAACGCGACCGAAGGATCCCCCTCCACGAACGCATGAGATCCTTCGCGGAGTTTACACTGAGCGAAGCGAATGTGCTCAGGAGGACAATTACAGATGATTGCCAGAATGACAGACTGGGAGGTTTAGGGGGAAGTCGGTTCTTCGGGCGGTGAGGGCGGAACTTCGCTCTTCTTCCACCCGGTGATCATGGAGACGAAATTACTCCACCCCGCGATCACCACCATCAGCAGGTGCCCCCCGAAGAAGAGCACGAGAGCTGCCATGAAAATGAAATGCCACACTCTGGCCGTGTCGTACCCCCCGAAGAACGCGGTCAACCCGCTCCACTGAACCGGCCAATAGATCGCAATCCCCGTCAGGAGCGCGCCGAGACCGAGGAGGGAGACAGACGTGTAGGCGGCCTTTTGGAGAGCGTTGTACTTTTTCGCGGGAGGATGGCCGGTTCTGATCCGAAGATAGTATTGAATCATCGGGAGGATGCCCGGGAGGTCGCTCTTCGAGAAGAGGGTCGTCTGCCGG
This region of Bacteroidota bacterium genomic DNA includes:
- a CDS encoding cytochrome b/b6 domain-containing protein — translated: MNRPDREYQHPFIIRLTHWLNFIALGIMVLSGLRIYNASPIWEFLKIPPSLTLGGWLAGARQWHFFAMWLFAANGIVWVAYNIATRHGRQTTLFSKSDLPGILPMIQYYLRIRTGHPPAKKYNALQKAAYTSVSLLGLGALLTGIAIYWPVQWSGLTAFFGGYDTARVWHFIFMAALVLFFGGHLLMVVIAGWSNFVSMITGWKKSEVPPSPPEEPTSP